In one window of Nitrospirota bacterium DNA:
- a CDS encoding response regulator gives MARKMLLADDSITIQKVVELVLAEEGFEIKAVNNGEEALAAIETFKPDVVLADIEMPKMNGYQLCEKLKAHPATKNVPVILLSGAFEPLDEELARNVKADSFVIKPFESQELISKINAALVSASTMEETADSSEQLGVEAEVFAEAVGAEEDLWAMEAVEGVSVETPAGIEEVSAEEEVSIAQALEAAEQEAGEFEVAEEAVVEAEEMAVEDIAVPVMEASEKESMARAVPPVFKEQVIPAPAEIQVRKEIPEMQIPSKEELIPLFKKAVDERVASALSSIDIKGVMLESLVPVLKDSIDKILWEIAPELTDKLVKEVLQSSLASLSKEIEKIMWETVPDIAETLIAKEIEKIKSEM, from the coding sequence ATGGCGCGTAAGATGCTTCTTGCAGATGACAGTATCACGATACAGAAGGTTGTAGAGCTTGTCCTTGCAGAGGAAGGTTTTGAAATAAAGGCTGTGAATAACGGCGAAGAGGCGCTTGCCGCAATCGAGACATTCAAGCCTGATGTAGTCCTTGCAGATATAGAGATGCCGAAGATGAACGGCTATCAGCTGTGCGAAAAATTGAAGGCGCATCCTGCAACAAAAAATGTTCCTGTAATTCTTCTTTCAGGGGCGTTTGAGCCGCTTGACGAGGAACTTGCAAGGAATGTAAAGGCAGACAGTTTTGTTATAAAACCATTTGAATCTCAGGAATTAATAAGCAAGATAAATGCGGCGCTGGTATCTGCATCAACAATGGAAGAGACAGCAGACAGCTCCGAGCAGCTCGGAGTGGAAGCAGAGGTGTTTGCAGAGGCTGTTGGCGCTGAAGAAGACCTCTGGGCAATGGAGGCAGTTGAAGGGGTTTCTGTGGAGACTCCTGCCGGGATAGAAGAGGTGTCCGCAGAAGAAGAAGTCAGCATTGCCCAAGCGCTTGAAGCTGCGGAGCAGGAAGCAGGGGAATTTGAAGTCGCAGAAGAGGCAGTGGTGGAAGCAGAGGAAATGGCAGTAGAGGACATAGCAGTCCCTGTTATGGAAGCATCAGAAAAAGAGAGCATGGCAAGGGCAGTCCCGCCGGTGTTTAAGGAACAGGTTATTCCTGCGCCTGCGGAGATACAAGTGAGAAAAGAAATCCCTGAAATGCAGATTCCATCAAAAGAGGAGCTTATTCCACTGTTTAAGAAAGCGGTTGATGAAAGGGTAGCATCAGCCCTTTCATCTATAGATATTAAAGGTGTAATGCTTGAGTCGCTTGTGCCGGTATTAAAAGATTCCATTGATAAAATTTTGTGGGAAATAGCTCCTGAGCTTACCGATAAACTGGTAAAGGAAGTGCTGCAGAGTTCACTCGCATCGTTAAGCAAGGAAATTGAAAAGATAATGTGGGAGACTGTTCCTGATATCGCAGAGACTTTGATTGCAAAAGAGATAGAGAAGATAAAGTCAGAGATGTAG